In Falco biarmicus isolate bFalBia1 chromosome 7, bFalBia1.pri, whole genome shotgun sequence, a single window of DNA contains:
- the TRPM1 gene encoding transient receptor potential cation channel subfamily M member 1 isoform X9, translating to MSNPLSKLSVLNSSHTHFILADNGTLGKYGAEVKLRRQLEKHISLQKINTRLGQGVPVVGLIVEGGPNVISIVLECLREEPPLPVVICDGSGRASDILSFAHKYSEEGGIISESLRDQLLVTIQKTFNYNRNQAHQLFIILMECMKKKELITVFRMGSEGQQDIEMSILTALLKGTNASAPDQLSLALAWNRVDIARSQIFVFGHHWPPLGSLTAPDGTAPEKEKKSPAAQTKAARGKGKGKKKGGKGKEEPEEETDPRKLELLNWVNSLEQAMLDALVLDRVDFVKLLIENGVNMQHFLTIPRLEELYNTRLGPPNTLHLLVRDVKKRQSRGFSWVNMEGNLPPDYHISLIDIGLVLEYLMGGAYRCNYTRKSFRTLYNNLFGPKRPKALKLLGMEDDEPPTKGKKKKKKKEEEIDIDVDDPEVSRFQYPFHELMVWAVLMKRQKMALFLWQRGEETMAKALVACKLYKSMAHESSESELVDDISQDLDNNSKDFGQLAVELLDQSYKHDEQIAMKLLTYELKNWSNSTCLKLAVAAKHRDFIAHTCSQMLLTDMWMGRLRMRKNPGLKVITGILFPPTILFLEFRSYDDYSYQTSRENEESKEKEEENADANADTGSRKGDEENGKKKQKSLPIGTKIYEFYNAPIVKFWFYTISYLGYLMLFNYIILVRMERWPSVQEWIVISYIVTLALEKIREILMSEPGKLSQKVKVWLQEYWNITDLVAISVFMIGAILRLQNQPYMGYGRVIYCVDIIFWYIRVLDIFGVNKYLGPYVMMIGKMMIDMLYFVVIMLVVLMSFGVARQAILHPDEEPSWRLARNIFYMPYWMIYGEVFADQIDRKSRIHIYAMEINPPCGDNLYDDDGKRLPPCIPGAWLTPAIMACYLLVANILLVNLLIAVFNNTFFEVKSISNQVWKFQRYQLIMTFHDRPVLPPPMIIFSHIYIIIKRICCRCRKGEGDQDERDRGLKLFLNDEELKKLYEFEEECVEEYFQEKEDEQQSSNDERIRVTSERVENMSMRLEEVNEREHFMKASLQTVDLRLSQLEELSGRMVNALEKLAGIDKSELTYPRSRASSECDAAYLLRQSSVNSSDGYSMYRYHVGGDELTYDDSTAPMSPAIGLRKKAHSIGTKEDGADPRMLVPDHHTGLHYTSSTNAVTTADYSKSTLEIAQNVSRPYAGSGSLGDEKQEIFKSDGMIPQSTNQVDAVTNRQSVPRSDFQNTQLKVERTKLEATISYPLEKSKAMRYFPPETFSACQTTMMKSRSFIFAQGGKVVGGVNNWTTEYSTIMDRVCPSTIEQWATEWKYEVQQQLSHEKPPEYPGFISEAERQAEHTQLQTDTDDENYVDEAGMSASYTSMPATVKAEKENLLSVKPERTSGFPSLRSKSLHSHSRKAKSVKDKLNRPGHASSVTNLVVAFGSATEEQKARQENASTETEC from the exons ATGTCAAACCCGCTCAGTAAGCTCTCTGTGCTCAACAGTTCCCATACCCACTTCATTCTGGCAGACAACGGTACGCTAGGTAAATATGGAGCTGAAGTAAAGTTACGACGTCAGCTGGAAAAACACATTTCCCTCCAGAAAATTAACACAC ggctgggacaagGCGTTCCTGTAGTTGGGCTCATAGTGGAAGGGGGTCCCAATGTTATCTCCATTGTCTTAGAGTGTCTACGAGAAGAACCGCCTCTCCCTGTTGTGATATGTGATGGCAGCGGACGAGCATCAGATATTCTGTCGTTTGCACACAAGTATTCAGAAGAAGGAGG GATAATAAGTGAATCCCTTAGGGACCAGCTTCTAGTTACCATCCAGAAAACCTTTAATTACAACAGGAATCAAGCTCATCAGCTGTTCATCATTCTTATGGagtgcatgaaaaaaaaagaactt ATTACTGTGTTCCGCATGGGGTCTGAAGGGCAACAGGACATTGAGATGTCTATCTTAACTGCTCTCCTTAAAG GTACCAATGCATCTGCTCCAGACCAGCTCAGCTTGGCTTTGGCCTGGAACCGTGTAGACATCGCACGCAGCCAAATCTTTGTCTTCGGACACCACTGGCCA CCTTTAGGAAGCCTTACAGCTCCTGATGGTACAGCtcctgagaaggaaaagaaatctccAGCAGCTCAGACTAAGGCagccagagggaaaggaaaggggaagaaaaaaggaggaaaaggaaaagaagagccagaagaagaaacagaccCAAGAAAGCTTGAACTCCTGAACTGG GTGAATTCCCTGGAGCAAGCTATGCTGGATGCGCTGGTTCTGGATCGAGTGGACTTTGTGAAACTGCTTATTGAGAATGGAGTGAACATGCAGCACTTCCTCACTATTCCTCGACTGGAAGAACTTTATAATACT agatTGGGTCCACCAAATACGCTGCATTTGCTAGTCAGAGATGTGAAAAAG CGACAGTCTCGGGGATTCAGTTGGGTTAACATGGAG GGAAATCTTCCACCAGATTATCATATCAGCCTAATAGATATTGGTCTTGTACTTGAATATCTCATGGGTGGAGCTTATCGCTGCAACTATACTCGAAAAAGTTTTCGGACTCTTTATAATAATTTGTTTGGACCAAAAAGG cCAAAAGCTCTTAAACTACTAGGAATGGAG gaTGATGAGCCTCCCAccaaagggaagaagaagaaaaagaaaaaggaggaagagattGATATTGACGTGGATGACCCAGAAGTCAGCCGCTTTCAATATCCCTTTCATGAACTGATGGTATGGGCCGTGCTGATGAAACGGCAAAAGATGGCACTCTTCCTTTGGCAGCGAGGGGAGGAAACCATGGCCAAGGCACTTGTGGCCTGTAAACTGTACAAGTCTATGGCCCATGAGTCTTCTGAGAGCGAGCTCGTGGATGACATCTCTCAGGATCTGGACAACAACTCAAA AGATTTTGGCCAGCTGGCTGTTGAACTCTTAGATCAGTCCTATAAGCATGACGAGCAGATTGCCATGAAACTACTGACCTACGAACTAAAAAACTGGAGCAATTCCACCTGCCTGAAATTGGCTGTGGCAGCTAAACACAGGGACTTCATTGCTCATACATGCAGCCAGATGCTCTTAACAGATATGTGGATGGGGCGACTACGCATGCGGAAAAACCCAGGCCTTAAG GTTATAACAGGGAttctcttccctcccaccaTCCTTTTCCTAGAGTTTCGGAGTTACGATGATTATTCTTACCAGACATCaagagaaaatgaggaaagcaaagaaaaggaggaggaaaatgcG GATGCAAATGCGGATACAGGTTCCCGAAAAGGAGAtgaagagaatggaaaaaaaaaacaaaagagcctTCCAATCGGAACAAAGATCTATGAATTCTATAATGCACCTATTGTCAAATTTTGGTTCTACACA atatCATACCTTGGTTACTTGATGTTATTTAATTATATCATCTTGGTACGGATGGAACGGTGGCCATCAGTCCAGGAATGGATTGTCATCTCCTACATTGTGACGTTGGCTTTGGAGAAAATAAGAGAG attctgATGTCAGAGCCTGGCAAGCTGAGCCAAAAAGTGAAAGTTTGGCTCCAGGAATACTGGAATATTACTGACCTGGTGgctatttcagtatttatgaTAGGAGCAATTCTTCGCCTACAGAACCAGCCTTACATGGGTTACGGAAGAGTGATTTACTGTGTAGATATCATTTTCTGGTACATCAGAGTACTAGATATCTTTGGTGTGAACAAATACCTGGGACCTTACGTCATGATGATTGGAAAGATG ATGATTGACATGCTATATTTTGTGGTCATCATGCTGGTGGTTCTGATGAGTTTTGGAGTAGCCCGCCAAGCTATTCTGCACCCAGATGAAGAGCCTTCTTGGAGACTAGCTCGCAACATCTTCTATATGCCCTACTGGATGATCTATGGAGAGGTGTTCGCAGACCAGATAGACCGTAAGAGTAGAATTCATA TCTATGCCATGGAAATTAATC ctccttGTGGGGACAATCTTTACGACGATGATGGTAAACGCCTCCCTCCATGTATACCAGGGGCCTGGCTCACTCCTGCTATTATGGCCTGTTACCTCTTGGTAGCAAATATCCTGTTGGTAAACCTGCTGATTGCTGTCTTCAA CAATACCTTCTTTGAGGTAAAATCAATATCCAACCAAGTCTGGAAATTCCAGCGGTACCAGCTGATCATGACGTTCCATGACAGACCTGTCCTCCCACCACCAATGATTATCTTCAGCCACATCTACATAATCATCAAGCGAATCTGCTGCCGCTGCAGGAAGGGTGAAGGAGACCAGGATGAGCGTGACAGGGGACTAA AGTTATTTCTGAATGATGAAGAGCTAAAAAAACTATATGAGTTTGAAGAGGAGTGTGTAGAAGaatatttccaggaaaaagaGGACGAGCAGCAATCATCTAATGATGAACGCATCCGAGTTACCTCTGAAAG AGTTGAAAATATGTCTATGAGGCTAGAAGAAGTGAATGAAAGAGAACATTTTATGAAAGCTTCTCTTCAAACAGTAGACCTTCGACTCTCTCAATTGGAAGAACTATCTGGTCGGATGGTGAACGCTCTTGAGAAGCTGGCAGGTATTGACAAATCTGAGCTGACATATCCACGTTCACGGGCTTCATCTGAGTGTGATGCTGCATATCTCCTAAGGCAAAGCAGCGTTAACAGCTCTGATGGCTACAGCATGTACAGATACCATGTGGGCGGCGATGAGTTAACATATGATGACAGTACCGCTCCTATGTCTCCAGCCATTGGATTGCGTAAAAAAGCCCATTCTATTGGTACCAAAGAAGATGGAGCAGACCCAAGGATGCTggttccagaccaccacaccGGTCTCCATTATACCTCTAGTACTAATGCAGTCACCACAGCAGATTACAGCAAATCTACATTAGAAATTGCACAGAATGTTTCCAGACCCTATGCTGGTTCAGGTAGTTTGGGGGATGAAAAGCAGGAGATTTTCAAGAGCGATGGAATGATTCCTCAAAGTACAAACCAGGTGGATGCTGTTACAAACAGACAGTCAGTACCAAGATCAGATTTTCAGAATACTCAGTTAAAAGTAGAACGTACCAAGTTAGAGGCAACCATCTCTTATCCCTTGGAGAAATCTAAAGCAATGCGCTATTTTCCTCCTGAAACGTTCAGTGCTTGTCAAACCACTATGATGAAGTCAAGGAGCTTTATATTTGCACAGGGTGGGAAGGTGGTTGGAGGAGTTAACAACTGGACCACAGAGTATAGTACCATCATGGATCGGGTGTGTCCTTCTACGATTGAACAATGGGCCACAGAGTGGAAATATGAAGTTCAACAGCAACTTTCTCATGAAAAACCTCCAGAATACCCTGGTTTTATctctgaagcagaaaggcaaGCAGAGCACACACAGTTACAGACGGACACAGATGATGAGAATTATGTTGATGAAGCAGGTATGAGTGCCTCTTACACCTCTATGCCTGCCACTGTCAAGGCTGAGAAAGAGAATTTACTATCAGTAaagccagaaaggacttctgggTTCCCATCACTACGGTCAAAGAGTTTGCACAGCCATTCTCGGAAAGCCAAATCTGTAAAGGACAAATTAAACAGACCAGGACATGCCAGCAGCGTAACTAATTTGGTGGTGGCATTTGGCAGTgcaacagaagaacagaaagctaGGCAAGAAAATGCATCCACAGAAACGGAATGTTAA
- the TRPM1 gene encoding transient receptor potential cation channel subfamily M member 1 isoform X8, which yields MGQKAWIEKTFSKRECIYVIANNKDVSRCCCGQLINQHIPPPPSITANKNGEETKQVEAQPEKWSVSKHTQTYPTDAYGNLEFQGGGHSNKAMYIRVSYDTKPDSLLHLMVKDWQLELPKLLISVHGGLQNFEMQPKLKQVFGKGLIKAAVTTGAWIFTGGVSTGVIRHVGDALKDHSSKSRGRICAVGIAPWGIVENKEDLIGKDVTRVYQTMSNPLSKLSVLNSSHTHFILADNGTLGKYGAEVKLRRQLEKHISLQKINTRLGQGVPVVGLIVEGGPNVISIVLECLREEPPLPVVICDGSGRASDILSFAHKYSEEGGIISESLRDQLLVTIQKTFNYNRNQAHQLFIILMECMKKKELITVFRMGSEGQQDIEMSILTALLKGTNASAPDQLSLALAWNRVDIARSQIFVFGHHWPPLGSLTAPDGTAPEKEKKSPAAQTKAARGKGKGKKKGGKGKEEPEEETDPRKLELLNWVNSLEQAMLDALVLDRVDFVKLLIENGVNMQHFLTIPRLEELYNTRLGPPNTLHLLVRDVKKRQSRGFSWVNMEGNLPPDYHISLIDIGLVLEYLMGGAYRCNYTRKSFRTLYNNLFGPKRPKALKLLGMEDDEPPTKGKKKKKKKEEEIDIDVDDPEVSRFQYPFHELMVWAVLMKRQKMALFLWQRGEETMAKALVACKLYKSMAHESSESELVDDISQDLDNNSKDFGQLAVELLDQSYKHDEQIAMKLLTYELKNWSNSTCLKLAVAAKHRDFIAHTCSQMLLTDMWMGRLRMRKNPGLKVITGILFPPTILFLEFRSYDDYSYQTSRENEESKEKEEENADANADTGSRKGDEENGKKKQKSLPIGTKIYEFYNAPIVKFWFYTISYLGYLMLFNYIILVRMERWPSVQEWIVISYIVTLALEKIREILMSEPGKLSQKVKVWLQEYWNITDLVAISVFMIGAILRLQNQPYMGYGRVIYCVDIIFWYIRVLDIFGVNKYLGPYVMMIGKMMIDMLYFVVIMLVVLMSFGVARQAILHPDEEPSWRLARNIFYMPYWMIYGEVFADQIDRKSRIHIYAMEINPPCGDNLYDDDGKRLPPCIPGAWLTPAIMACYLLVANILLVNLLIAVFNNTFFEVKSISNQVWKFQRYQLIMTFHDRPVLPPPMIIFSHIYIIIKRICCRCRKGEGDQDERDRGLKLFLNDEELKKLYEFEEECVEEYFQEKEDEQQSSNDERIRVTSERVENMSMRLEEVNEREHFMKASLQTVDLRLSQLEELSGRMVNALEKLAGIDKSELTYPRSRASSECDAAYLLRQSSVNSSDGYSMYRYHVGGDELTYDDSTAPMSPAIGLRKKAHSIGTKEDGADPRMLVPDHHTGLHYTSSTNAVTTADYSKSTLEIAQNVSRPYAGSGSLGDEKQEIFKSDGMIPQSTNQVDAVTNRQSVPRSDFQNTQLKVERTKLEATISYPLEKSKAMRYFPPETFSACQTTMMKSRSFIFAQGGKVVGGVNNWTTEYSTIMDRVCPSTIEQWATEWKYEVQQQLSHEKPPEYPGFISEAERQAEHTQLQTDTDDENYVDEAGMSASYTSMPATVKAEKENLLSVKPERTSGFPSLRSKSLHSHSRKAKSVKDKLNRPGHASSVTNLVVAFGSATEEQKARQENASTETEC from the exons GTGTCATTCGTCATGTGGGAGATGCCTTGAAAGATCATTCTTCCAAATCCAGAGGACGAATATGTGCCGTAGGAATTGCACCATGGGGCATTGTAGAAAACAAGGAAGATCTGATAGGAAAAGAT GTAACACGGGTTTACCAAACAATGTCAAACCCGCTCAGTAAGCTCTCTGTGCTCAACAGTTCCCATACCCACTTCATTCTGGCAGACAACGGTACGCTAGGTAAATATGGAGCTGAAGTAAAGTTACGACGTCAGCTGGAAAAACACATTTCCCTCCAGAAAATTAACACAC ggctgggacaagGCGTTCCTGTAGTTGGGCTCATAGTGGAAGGGGGTCCCAATGTTATCTCCATTGTCTTAGAGTGTCTACGAGAAGAACCGCCTCTCCCTGTTGTGATATGTGATGGCAGCGGACGAGCATCAGATATTCTGTCGTTTGCACACAAGTATTCAGAAGAAGGAGG GATAATAAGTGAATCCCTTAGGGACCAGCTTCTAGTTACCATCCAGAAAACCTTTAATTACAACAGGAATCAAGCTCATCAGCTGTTCATCATTCTTATGGagtgcatgaaaaaaaaagaactt ATTACTGTGTTCCGCATGGGGTCTGAAGGGCAACAGGACATTGAGATGTCTATCTTAACTGCTCTCCTTAAAG GTACCAATGCATCTGCTCCAGACCAGCTCAGCTTGGCTTTGGCCTGGAACCGTGTAGACATCGCACGCAGCCAAATCTTTGTCTTCGGACACCACTGGCCA CCTTTAGGAAGCCTTACAGCTCCTGATGGTACAGCtcctgagaaggaaaagaaatctccAGCAGCTCAGACTAAGGCagccagagggaaaggaaaggggaagaaaaaaggaggaaaaggaaaagaagagccagaagaagaaacagaccCAAGAAAGCTTGAACTCCTGAACTGG GTGAATTCCCTGGAGCAAGCTATGCTGGATGCGCTGGTTCTGGATCGAGTGGACTTTGTGAAACTGCTTATTGAGAATGGAGTGAACATGCAGCACTTCCTCACTATTCCTCGACTGGAAGAACTTTATAATACT agatTGGGTCCACCAAATACGCTGCATTTGCTAGTCAGAGATGTGAAAAAG CGACAGTCTCGGGGATTCAGTTGGGTTAACATGGAG GGAAATCTTCCACCAGATTATCATATCAGCCTAATAGATATTGGTCTTGTACTTGAATATCTCATGGGTGGAGCTTATCGCTGCAACTATACTCGAAAAAGTTTTCGGACTCTTTATAATAATTTGTTTGGACCAAAAAGG cCAAAAGCTCTTAAACTACTAGGAATGGAG gaTGATGAGCCTCCCAccaaagggaagaagaagaaaaagaaaaaggaggaagagattGATATTGACGTGGATGACCCAGAAGTCAGCCGCTTTCAATATCCCTTTCATGAACTGATGGTATGGGCCGTGCTGATGAAACGGCAAAAGATGGCACTCTTCCTTTGGCAGCGAGGGGAGGAAACCATGGCCAAGGCACTTGTGGCCTGTAAACTGTACAAGTCTATGGCCCATGAGTCTTCTGAGAGCGAGCTCGTGGATGACATCTCTCAGGATCTGGACAACAACTCAAA AGATTTTGGCCAGCTGGCTGTTGAACTCTTAGATCAGTCCTATAAGCATGACGAGCAGATTGCCATGAAACTACTGACCTACGAACTAAAAAACTGGAGCAATTCCACCTGCCTGAAATTGGCTGTGGCAGCTAAACACAGGGACTTCATTGCTCATACATGCAGCCAGATGCTCTTAACAGATATGTGGATGGGGCGACTACGCATGCGGAAAAACCCAGGCCTTAAG GTTATAACAGGGAttctcttccctcccaccaTCCTTTTCCTAGAGTTTCGGAGTTACGATGATTATTCTTACCAGACATCaagagaaaatgaggaaagcaaagaaaaggaggaggaaaatgcG GATGCAAATGCGGATACAGGTTCCCGAAAAGGAGAtgaagagaatggaaaaaaaaaacaaaagagcctTCCAATCGGAACAAAGATCTATGAATTCTATAATGCACCTATTGTCAAATTTTGGTTCTACACA atatCATACCTTGGTTACTTGATGTTATTTAATTATATCATCTTGGTACGGATGGAACGGTGGCCATCAGTCCAGGAATGGATTGTCATCTCCTACATTGTGACGTTGGCTTTGGAGAAAATAAGAGAG attctgATGTCAGAGCCTGGCAAGCTGAGCCAAAAAGTGAAAGTTTGGCTCCAGGAATACTGGAATATTACTGACCTGGTGgctatttcagtatttatgaTAGGAGCAATTCTTCGCCTACAGAACCAGCCTTACATGGGTTACGGAAGAGTGATTTACTGTGTAGATATCATTTTCTGGTACATCAGAGTACTAGATATCTTTGGTGTGAACAAATACCTGGGACCTTACGTCATGATGATTGGAAAGATG ATGATTGACATGCTATATTTTGTGGTCATCATGCTGGTGGTTCTGATGAGTTTTGGAGTAGCCCGCCAAGCTATTCTGCACCCAGATGAAGAGCCTTCTTGGAGACTAGCTCGCAACATCTTCTATATGCCCTACTGGATGATCTATGGAGAGGTGTTCGCAGACCAGATAGACCGTAAGAGTAGAATTCATA TCTATGCCATGGAAATTAATC ctccttGTGGGGACAATCTTTACGACGATGATGGTAAACGCCTCCCTCCATGTATACCAGGGGCCTGGCTCACTCCTGCTATTATGGCCTGTTACCTCTTGGTAGCAAATATCCTGTTGGTAAACCTGCTGATTGCTGTCTTCAA CAATACCTTCTTTGAGGTAAAATCAATATCCAACCAAGTCTGGAAATTCCAGCGGTACCAGCTGATCATGACGTTCCATGACAGACCTGTCCTCCCACCACCAATGATTATCTTCAGCCACATCTACATAATCATCAAGCGAATCTGCTGCCGCTGCAGGAAGGGTGAAGGAGACCAGGATGAGCGTGACAGGGGACTAA AGTTATTTCTGAATGATGAAGAGCTAAAAAAACTATATGAGTTTGAAGAGGAGTGTGTAGAAGaatatttccaggaaaaagaGGACGAGCAGCAATCATCTAATGATGAACGCATCCGAGTTACCTCTGAAAG AGTTGAAAATATGTCTATGAGGCTAGAAGAAGTGAATGAAAGAGAACATTTTATGAAAGCTTCTCTTCAAACAGTAGACCTTCGACTCTCTCAATTGGAAGAACTATCTGGTCGGATGGTGAACGCTCTTGAGAAGCTGGCAGGTATTGACAAATCTGAGCTGACATATCCACGTTCACGGGCTTCATCTGAGTGTGATGCTGCATATCTCCTAAGGCAAAGCAGCGTTAACAGCTCTGATGGCTACAGCATGTACAGATACCATGTGGGCGGCGATGAGTTAACATATGATGACAGTACCGCTCCTATGTCTCCAGCCATTGGATTGCGTAAAAAAGCCCATTCTATTGGTACCAAAGAAGATGGAGCAGACCCAAGGATGCTggttccagaccaccacaccGGTCTCCATTATACCTCTAGTACTAATGCAGTCACCACAGCAGATTACAGCAAATCTACATTAGAAATTGCACAGAATGTTTCCAGACCCTATGCTGGTTCAGGTAGTTTGGGGGATGAAAAGCAGGAGATTTTCAAGAGCGATGGAATGATTCCTCAAAGTACAAACCAGGTGGATGCTGTTACAAACAGACAGTCAGTACCAAGATCAGATTTTCAGAATACTCAGTTAAAAGTAGAACGTACCAAGTTAGAGGCAACCATCTCTTATCCCTTGGAGAAATCTAAAGCAATGCGCTATTTTCCTCCTGAAACGTTCAGTGCTTGTCAAACCACTATGATGAAGTCAAGGAGCTTTATATTTGCACAGGGTGGGAAGGTGGTTGGAGGAGTTAACAACTGGACCACAGAGTATAGTACCATCATGGATCGGGTGTGTCCTTCTACGATTGAACAATGGGCCACAGAGTGGAAATATGAAGTTCAACAGCAACTTTCTCATGAAAAACCTCCAGAATACCCTGGTTTTATctctgaagcagaaaggcaaGCAGAGCACACACAGTTACAGACGGACACAGATGATGAGAATTATGTTGATGAAGCAGGTATGAGTGCCTCTTACACCTCTATGCCTGCCACTGTCAAGGCTGAGAAAGAGAATTTACTATCAGTAaagccagaaaggacttctgggTTCCCATCACTACGGTCAAAGAGTTTGCACAGCCATTCTCGGAAAGCCAAATCTGTAAAGGACAAATTAAACAGACCAGGACATGCCAGCAGCGTAACTAATTTGGTGGTGGCATTTGGCAGTgcaacagaagaacagaaagctaGGCAAGAAAATGCATCCACAGAAACGGAATGTTAA